In Lodderomyces elongisporus chromosome 1, complete sequence, the DNA window TACATGTTgctcttttattttggctcattttcttttttttttttttttttttttttttttcattttcgatttcattttcatttccattttttcatttttcattttttcatttttgattATTACTTCTATAAACTGAAATGTATTGAGCGCTTGTAATTTTGATAATTCCACTTCCATCCCACCCCTCATAGGATGAAAGCGTCTCTGTCAGAACTGAAATAAGTTGGGTTTATCGTTCCCAATATTGTGAAACTAAAAGAGGTTAGCATTCACACATAACTCGTGCGTACCATACACTAGCTAGTGATCACCATTGTTGTATATACTAATATCAACTTCTGCCTTGACATCAATCATATCTCCTTGGTCAATACACGCATCAACACTAAACCCATCAACTGGACCACCATTCTTGGCCGCTTCTATACGCTGGTTCTGCGCCCTAATCTTTTCTAGTTCCTGTATATAATTGTCCTCGACACCAGTAATGTAATTACCAGTGAAAACACCAACTTCAAATTTTTGCACCTCAGACGTTTTACAACACTCAACGAGGTCTTGCAAATCTTGATAAATCACCTTATCGGCACCAATAACCTTGGAAATCTCCTCTTCATCACGGTTAAAACCAACCAAAGCCTTTGTGTCTGCCAAATCAATACCATAAATATGGTTAAACCTAATTGGTGGAGAACACGATGCAAAAAATACCTTTTTGGCACCAGCCTCTCTAGCCATCTGGACAATTTCCTTCGATGTAGTACCCCTCACAATGGAGTCATCAACCAACAAAACATTTCTGCCCTCAAACTCTGAATCCATGGCATTCAACTTTCTGCGCACTGAAGATCTTCTCTCCTGTTGGTTGGGCATGATAAACGTTCTTCCGATATACCTATTCTTAACAAAACCTTCTCTATATGGAACTCCCAAAGACACGGCACATTGGAATGCACTGGTCCTTGCAGTATCAGGAACAGGAATCACTGCATCAATAGTCTCATCACTAGGTAACACCCTCTGAATCTTTTCAGCCAATTTGATACCCATCTCAATTCTGGATCTATAAACTGATTTACCATCCAACACAGAGTCTGGTCTGGCAAAATACACATACTCAAAAATATCTGGAGCAAACAATTTCGGCTCAACAACTTGCTTAAACTCTGGAACACCAGTCTTTTGGATAATCACAGCTTCACCTGGGTTCAAGTCACGGAATTTTTTGAAACCGTGCGCTTTTAACACCACACTCTCTGAGGCCAACATGTAATCAACTGATTTCTCACCATTTGCACTCTCAACAACACGCTCACCAATTTGCAAAGGTCTAATACCATTGGGATCTCTGAAACCAATTATACCATACCCAGCCAACATCGTGATACAAGCATAAGCACCTCTGATTCTCTCCATCGTTTTGGTCAAAGCAGTGAACAAATCACCATTATTAACTCTACTCTTGTTGAACTTATCCAACTCGGCTGCAAAGACATTCAACAATAGCTCTGAATCTGAATCGGTGTTGATATGACGATGCACCACTTCGTCCAAATATTGTCTCAATTCGATCGAGTTGACCAAGTTACCATTATGACTCATTGAAATACCATATGGCGAATTAACGTAAAAGGGCTGTGCTTCAGAACCAGCACTAGAACCAGCAGTAGGGTAACGCAAATGGCAAATACCCATATTACCAACAAGATTCTGCATTCTTTGCTGAGTGAACACATCGCGCGCCATACCATTACCTTTGCATTGGTAAAGACGGCCTTGCTTACCACATGTGACTATACCTGCAGCATCCTGGCCCCTGTGCTGTAAAAACATCGCACCTTCAAATAACTCAGGTGCAACATTGATGGCCTGGTTGGCCAATACTATTCCCAAAATACCACACATTTATATGCTCAAGTCTCTATCTTTGTAGCTTGTCTAAACACAACTAGATCCTCTGTAGAAAGTAAAGTAGCTGTCGAAGAGTTCCCAAGGAatcttgaaaaagaagaaagaaaaagaaagaaaaaggaagaaaaggaagagcaGATGAAACAgaggcaaaagaaaaggatttAATGCAACACATATtgtaatttctttttattcttttttttttcaggtggagagagtgagtgagtgagtgagagAAATTCATATtaaatttactttttttttttatttttttgttttctcttttttcattcattcacaAAAGCGATGAGCGCAGGTTAACCTGAATcggagaaacaaaaaatttagaTAAACCGTTGGAGAATtaagatgaagatgcaaCGTTGATGCCTCGTAAGAACCTGGCTCAATCCTTAGTCTTAATTTTATGAAAAAACCAGACTTTAGAAAAGCGTAGAGAATctaagaaaagagaaaagtaaaacgaaaaaaaaagaaaagataaatgGACTTGAAGTTTGGACTACTTGCTTTGaccctttcctttcttttattttattactctttgttttattttttttcttcttatcAAATCATTTTGTATTGCTTGTAAACACAATTGCAAATTTCTGAGTGGATACTGTTTCCTTGTCCTTCATAATTTTCatattttgtctttgtccttttttttgggacTTTTCTCACGACACACCTAGCGCTTCCCCACAAACGGAGTCAAAGATAATTTAATCACAAATTAAAAcgtaaattgaaaacaaacaagaaaaacttATGGATGAAGCTCTCCATGACAGATCTTACATAAAATTGAggacaaagaaaagtagaGCGAGAGAGAacaagagagagagagagtgtgtgtgagaGAACGAGAAATAGAGCGTGCTGATGCGACGTCATATTACTAGTCCCATTTTATTAACTTCTTGCAATCGAAATCTCACAATCTCACAATGCTTGCTGAACATAATTTACCTCACATTGATGGTGCAGAAATGCCTCACAACGATATTGAATTTATTATCATTTCTTAAACACATATCATACTTACACTATgtaccaaagaaaaaatgacCCTTcatcaagaaaaaacatCTCTTTTCGCAATCGCTGgtctccaaaaaaaaaaaattcaaaaaaaagccaaaaaaaaagttaaaaagTAGTTTCACCCAagttccaaaaaaaaaaaaaatttgaaaatagtGGAACCGTAGTTCATCTTTATGTGAATAATTCTTGCAGAAATGGATACATCCAAAttcaaacaacaactttcACCATGCCAAAAAGTTcaagctttttttttctttcttctttatcttctccatttctttttattatttcatCTATTCTCCATTTCAAGGATGTTCACCCTAAGAAAcggcaaaaaaaagcacgcaaaaaaaacatctCCAACAAAACCCATCAATTTCATTATTACTTtaaatttgtcaatttgCCAATTTGCCAACTTGCTAATTTTGTTAAAACAATGACTCAAAATCTCAAAATGTCATCATTTACAAACTCAAAATAACAAACGAATAAATGCCGTTTCTCTACTATGAAGTAGTTTGTTGGTGGTTGTTTACACCtacaccactaccaccattCTTAACTCTTGCCAAGTCCTCGGCCTTGAAGGGTCTTGGAACTGCGTCTTCGTTTTCAGCAACATACAACGATTTATCAATTGTTGCTGGGATAGGCTTAATCTCAGTGCCCAATTCTTGCTCAATCTTGTATAATGAGTATCTATCGTTCCAACTCATCAAATTAATGGCCAAACCCAAGTGACCAAATCTACCAGAACGACCAATTCTGTGCAAATAAGTCTCTGCTGTTTTAGGGAAATCAAAATTGATAACCACATTAACAGCTTGTATGTCAATACCTCTGGTCAACAAGTCGGAACAAACCAAGTTTCTAACTTTACCCTGTCTAAACTCGTGAAACACCTTGTTTCTCGCTTGCTGAGGCATCTTTGCATGCGAATAATAACATGAATATCCAAGCTCAgtaatcttttttgctaATAGCTCAACTCGGTTTGTCGAGTTACAAAAgatgattgattgattgatttgtaatttggaaaataatGTGTTGAGACAGTGCAATTTTTGTCTCTCCTCAACAAAGGCATAAAACTGTGAGATACCTTTCAATGTTAATTCATCCATAAGATTAATCTCATATGGCTTGTTCAAATGCTTCTCCATAAAAGCTTTCACGGTAATTGGGAAAGTAGCACTAAACAACAATGCTTGTCTATTTTGTGGGAAAAATTCTAAAATTTGTTCTATTATTCCTTTAAACTCTCGTGACAACATTTTATCAGCCTCATCCATTACAAAGATAGGACACTCAGACAAATCTGCAATCTTTCTAGAAGCCAAATCCAATACTCGCCCTGGTGTTCCAACCAAGATATGCACGGGGTCGTTTAATCTAACAATATCATCTCTTAATGAGGTACCACCCGTGGTAACCATACATTGTACTCCCAAGTGCTTACCCAAAGTCCTTACAACCTGAGACGTCTGTAATGCCAATTCCCTGGTGGGGACTAATATTAATGCTTggattttgtttaattttggtTTGACTAGTTGTAAACATGGAATTATAAACGATGCTGTTTTACCGGTACCATTCTTGGCTCTCGCAAGAACATCCCTTCCGGCCAAGGCCATGGGGATCGACTCTTCTTGAATGGGGGATGGCTTTTCGAATCCGGCTTCAAAAATACCCATCAATAATTCTCTCTTCAAATTGAAGTCTTCAAATGATTTGCCCTTGGTGTTTAACACATCCTCGGTCTGAGGTCTAGTGTCCTTCTGTGGAAGATTTAAATCACTCTTCCAATCGCTAGTTTCTGACATTATGTTTATTGTTGTAAAAATTAGTACTATAGTATTGTAGTTTATTTActtgcaaccaaaaaatGAGAATATGTCACAAGATTCAATAAACTTTATATGGTAAGTTGTAGTAGGTTATACTCGTTGATGTGTATGCGGCAATGGCAAGGTTTTGAATTTAGTAGTAATATTGAATAGTGATTCCAAAGTTTGATAATTGGTGATTGATGACTGATGATTGATTAGTGATGAATgttgaaaatcaaaaataaaaaaaggagattCAAATATCAAACGGGAAAGTATTCAAAAGAataggaaagaaaaaattgtttagctttttgttttttttttgggaaaaaatttatataaaagaaTCTAGTAGAATATCTAACCGTTTAACTCAATAATATTGATCTTCTTTAGACTTTCAGCTAGTTGTGGAAGATTGTGTGAAAGATGTACTGTGATTGTTGTAGTGATTGTGGATGTTTGCTTGTAGTAATTAGTAAAGCAATTGGTGGTGTATAGACTTATTGTCGGGTGTTGGAAACCAGCAAAACTTTTCTCAATTCGCTGGAAGCTCAAAAATCCGCACAActtgcacacacacacatacacacacacaaacacacacacacacacacacaaataaataaaaaaaaccaatacACTAAAAGTATTTGACACACAACGCACGACCCAcaagaaaatatatatgGTCTTACACCATTACTTGAGCAGGAAGATAAGACTGACCtgtgtcttttttttctgtttttttttttttttgaatctttCACAACTTTGAATTTTCGTTCTTTGATGTTCTTGAAACCTTTGTAAAAGAACTATCTACATACAGTGAAAGTGTATTacagaatttgaaaaaaaaagaaaacagccGAGACAGCGAAATTGCATGTATAATGTATTGTATTTGATTACCAACTACTGAATAATGATTATTTATTACAAAGTATtgattaataataataattaatCTTCTCGTTGCAATTAGATTAACAGAAAAAGTGCCAAATTTTGTAATAAAATGGTTTAGCACTCAAAACTTCCCTCTCTTCAGCCAATTCCTCACGTAGTTGGTCTACGTCAATTTCGCGTCGCCCTGTATCCAAATCAATGTCTTGTAACTTTATCCAGAGCAAATTCCATGTGCGGTAATAAGTCTTGTGTAATGCCCAAATCACAAGTAATAGAGGTAACGACAAGCAATTTTTCCAGAATGTGACAACATCCGCACTTGGACTTCCAACTGGGAAAACACTGATCCATATTTCAACACCAATGATGAAGATCAATACTGCAAGCCCGGTCCATGAACCAAATGTGCCAAAAGGCGATCGGAAAATGATTTCATCGGTAGATCTGCCCTGGCTCTCGAGAGCATATCGCCATCTCAAGTGAGTCAAATTGATGAATGCccaaatgaaaaaggatGCCAATGAGCACAAGGAAAAAAACCATGAAAACACTTCATCCTCATTCTTGTTGACAACAAGAAAACCCAAGAGTCCAATCAAAGATGTTATAATGATGGCGATTAAAGGTCTTCCTTCTCTGTCAATATATCCAAAAATGTTTGGGATCAAACCTTGCGCAGCTAATGAGGCCAAGGTACGAGAAGCGCCATAGACTGATGAGTTACCAACAGATATAACTGCTATAACAATGACTGCATTCATAATATGATTAACAACTCTGATACCTCCGTACTCAAGCGCAATGACAAAGGGAGAGGCTGCGATACCTTCACCATTCATCAAATCGTCATTAGTGTATGGAACCAACAATCCTATTATCAACATTGTCAAGAGATAGAAGATAGCGACACGCCAAAAAGTTTGTTTCACAGCAGCTGGTAAGGACTTTTTAgggtttttggtttctgcTGCAGCGAGAGCTACAAGCTCAATACCACCAAAGGAAAACGCAGCCGAGATGAATACACTACAAACACCTTTGAAGCCGTGATTAAACGCGCCAGGATTATGCCAGAATTTGGCACCGATATATCCTTGGTCTCCAACACCACAGATGATGCAAACACCCAAGATTAAAAATCCAACCACGGCCAACACTTTGATTATGGATAAGCCAAATTCAACCTCACCGTACCCTTTAACTCCAAAGAAGTTGATTGCCGAAACAACGACCCAAATCACTGCAACCCATACTGCGGGAGAGATTGAAGTATTCCAGTACTGAATGGTCATTGCAGCCGCAATCAATTCCGATGGGTAGGAAATGGCCCAACTGAGGTAGTACATGAGTGCCAAAGTAAAACCCCATGATGGATCAACAAACCTTGAAAAAAACGCATTAAAAGAACCACTAACTGGGAACTGCACCGATAATTCACCCAAGGCATTAACAACTGTTAACAAAGCGTATCCTACAATCAGATACCCAATCAATACCGCTGCAGGACCACCATTTGCCAACGCATACCCCGATCCAACAAAAAGACCGGTTCCAATTGAGCCTCCAATGGCAATCATTGTCAAATGACGTGTCTTTAACCGTCTTGCGAGCGGATGTCTCGCCGATGCAACAATGGATCGTTCCAAGGGTGTCATATTGGCAATCTCTTCATCGCCAAAGCCTTGGTCTTCAAGGTTAATGGGTCTGAAGGAATCAATTATACGTTTGTGGATAGGTTGTTTCTCTGTATTGAAATTGGTATAGGAATTGTGCGACTGGgtcgatgatgatgatgatgatgctgatgatgtGGAATACAATCCACGCCCTGGTAAATCTTGCTGTGCTGAAGTGTATTTGTTGGAAACATTGTTGCCAGTGCTCGGATACTGTGACAATCCACCGGGCAATGAAGTATGGGAATCAATAACTGTAACTGTTTGATTTCCGTGGCCAACAGACTTCAAATTGGAGTCGCTCTCATCGCTCTGTTTCTCAAAGTCAACCATTGTATAAACTCACCCGTGCAGTATATGGACTTGAAAGACAACGACAAAagattaagaaaaaaatggaacaaCAAGTAAACACGAATAATGTATGGTGGACCTAATATTAGTGTAGCACAACTAATAATAAATTCAGAATAATCAATTAAATTGCGATGAGGCAAGGGTCGGTGAATACTACTCTCCGATCAAAGTAACAGTAACAGTAACAAAAACCAAGACCTGAACCTGAACCTGAACCAAGACAAATTTAATGTTTATGaccaagaagaaaacaaagactaAGTATcgaaaagatgaaaagaattttttttttttaatttttgctCAAGGATATTACaatataaataatataatatGATATGAATCTTTATTTGTCCTCTATCTACTCTGCTCCTCCTCCGTCCCCCCTCCTTCCTCCTTTACATTCCTGCTACATCTCATATGTTCAACTTGTCATGCATGAGTGTTATCTTTCTATTACTATAAGGTAACATTCATATGTAAAtatgttaaaaaaaataaataaaaaataaaaaaattaaaaaaaaaaataataataaaaaactgtggaagaaaaaaaatgtttacATTTACGAATCCCATCTGAAATTTTCGGGATTGCATTTGAGTTCATCTGAGTACAATTCAATTCTATTCAGTACAGTTCAATTCTATTCAGTACAGTTCAACTCTATTCAGTACAGTTCAATTCTATCCAATTCAGTTTGATTGGATGTACTACACCtgaaaaattcaaatttgaaaacattcaTTTCTTAaattcaatattttttttttagaaaaaaattaaagagtTACAGTTACAGTTACGGCTTTCTGCTGGTGGCACGGCGATTGAGTggcacaaaaaaaaaaagagtacaGACCACACTCTAATAAACGGttataaattaaatttgCGAAAGTACAGTTTGCCATAAGGAATACGCAAAAGATGCTAATCAGTACccgaaaagagaaagaaaaattaataaattaaatttgtaaatactatttcaaatttgagATTCCAAAAGATACAAggaacaaacaacaaacctAACCAGTGGCATTATGTCTGTTCGTTTTTATATACAGAGATTGCGCAATGGAGGGAAGCCACAGTATAAATCTCTATATGTTTCAATTGTcactttttccttttcgttttattcttttcttttcttatttttcttttcttttctaattttttctttgcttctttaatttttagtttcttATTGGATCTTCCCCAAACATGTCAGATCTTCCATATATTAACAAGGATTGAcacatttttgtttcttgagaaaatataaatatgtcAACTGATATTAATTTAATATTGGTCCCAAAAGCACGGGATGTAAACCTAGAAACTACATTATCATAATACAAGAGCAGCATCACTAATTTAGGCTAGACTTTTATTACTCTACATCCTTGTTtaccattttcttttagtaGATAACGGCTATGGCCTAAATATGTGTTCTCCAAGAACTTTTGAAACAATCTTTAACGTACCGACTTTGTTtaacatttttcttttcttttctattctatttACCGGTCCTTCTTGTCTTTCTCGTGCATTGCCCACTCcagtaacaacaaaaaatacaattaACTCGGTAAATAGTTGTATAAGGTGTATTGACGAAATTATTCTGCAAAATACGTTGGGGGAATAATgggaaaaaaagcaaaaatgtGGAAGTGCGGAAATGTGGAAAtgtgaatgaatgaatgaatgaatgaatgaatgaatgaatgaatgaaaaaggaGGCGCTTAATGCTTGCATGGGGAGACGCGCGGAAATGGAAGGGGGCGAAGAACAGTGGAAGCGAAAGTTTAGAGAAATTTTCATAATAATTGATTACTTGCCATTATCAAAAtccaaaataataaaaaataccTTTTGGAGCCGTTATGTAAAACATCAATGCTACACACTTATTCGTAAAATATTAGTTTGTAATATGAGGAGAGGGACTGGCTACTGCTGATGTGCTACCAGATAAGAATCCAGGACTGGGAGAGCCTGCCTCGTCTGCATAGGGACTACCGCTCTCTATCTTCACTCCCAGTGAAGAAAATGTTTCAGAGCTATCACCGCCTGATCCTTGACTATCTGGCTTCTGAGGCAATAACCCGGTAATCATTTGATTATACAAGGGACACGCCTTATTGGTTCTAATGTGGCCAAACGAACCACACGATTTGCATCTACGCGTAGTgctttttccctttccaaTTCCCTTGCCTCCAATGACATAAGTACCATCGGGCATCATCACAGTGTTTGCATCAATAATGGTGGCACccgcagcagcagcagcatgAATTGCATCATTTGGAgctttctttgctttgctttgtttagCCCGTTTTTCCAAATTAGCAAGTTTCTCTTCCAATGCTTTACGACGTAAAGCATTCAATTCTTTATCATTGGTGGGCAAAATTTCATCCACATCAGCATTTCGAAGCAACTCGTCCTCcaacattttctttctcttgatATAGGCCCTAATCAACCTAGGGTCAATAATGATATCGGTCTTTCTCTGCAATATACCGTGCTGGTCGCGCACTTGTCTCGAGATCTTGAGTATCTTCTTTTCACTCTTTTTGAAACTTTGCTCATCGTCCTCCATATCTTGCTTCTCCTTGCCAAGATAATAAGCCTCGTGATCTGCTGGTACGTACTCTTTGTAAATTTGTTCAAGATCAAAATCTGGACCATGGTCAACCAAAGAGCTTCTTTGCGAGTACCAAATTCGATTAATTTCTTGTTCATATAATTTCTGGTTATATGCAGCAGAGTTACTCTTGGGGACAACTTCTGGTGGAGGTGGAAACTTTGGCTTGAACGGATTCTTTTGAGAAGCACGAAGCATGGAATACCCCAAACCAATACCAGTGGGATCACCCTCGCCATTAAGTTGAAGCATTGCTTTGGTCTGAttggcaacaacaaaattcCGAGAAAGATTCCACGGTGCCATCTCTTCTTCAAGGTCGATCTCACTCTCTCCCTCCTTAAGCTTCTTTGATTTCTCCTTCTTGTCATCATTAACATCTGTACCACCAATATCTTCAGCATCTCCTTCCTTGCTGTCTTTGCCATCTTTACCttctaatttcttttttgcatcTCTTCTCTTATCGCCAAATAATACACTATTGTCTTCTATTAATTGTTGCCCACATTGCATAATATCAACCATGGCAGAATCTTCAGGAGTAATCATTGCTCGAATATCCTCTTCACTCGGTATATTGTCATCCATTCCACGTACTTTCCAGAATCCTTGATCATCACCCTGTCTTTGGTACTCCATAAACTCCTTGAGTCTTTGTCTACTTTGCATGTCGGTCTGCTCTGGAAAATGCTTTGAAACATCTTTAACAACTATTCGAGGCGCTCCTTTTGCATTCATGACCCTATAAACAATCATTTTGAGCCTATTTTTGGAGATATTTGTTACTTTCCTAGAATGAGGCGCCGGGATCTCAGATGGAAACACATTTCCAACAgcgaaattgaaatttatCGCTCTTAAAAAGTACCTTTGATGTGAACCAGCTCCCTGCGAACTCACTAACAAAAAATCAGTATTTCTTGGATCATGTTTGAAAATCGGGGCACGGCCCATATTGTTATATAGCGTAGGCACAAAATCACCAGGTGCAACTTCACCAAAATTCCAAAACGGCGAACGATCTTCTAACCCCAAAACGTGTGTTTCTCCAACTTGCGCCTTGGGTCGCGAAGtatcatcttctttctcttttctataataattgatcaattttgATCCCATTCCAAAATTCGATAATACAAAAGGATATTGTTCAGAGTATTCAAGAGCCACAATGTTTGCAGTATCGGCAGTACTAAGGTCCGTTGTCTTGGCAAAAACTTCATGTAAAGACTTGCctttatcctttttcttttttctaatcTTGAGTCTCGAAAAACTTACTAGAGTACCAGGTCTCACATTAAAATTTGGACGGTGGAATGATCTCAAATCTGTTCTCGACATCTTCACCTTATAATAAGGCGTCTGTAGTCGTAACGCTGGAACAGAATGTTCGATATTGAGATTGCTCAACTG includes these proteins:
- the DHH1 gene encoding DExD/H-box ATP-dependent RNA helicase dhh1, translating into MSETSDWKSDLNLPQKDTRPQTEDVLNTKGKSFEDFNLKRELLMGIFEAGFEKPSPIQEESIPMALAGRDVLARAKNGTGKTASFIIPCLQLVKPKLNKIQALILVPTRELALQTSQVVRTLGKHLGVQCMVTTGGTSLRDDIVRLNDPVHILVGTPGRVLDLASRKIADLSECPIFVMDEADKMLSREFKGIIEQILEFFPQNRQALLFSATFPITVKAFMEKHLNKPYEINLMDELTLKGISQFYAFVEERQKLHCLNTLFSKLQINQSIIFCNSTNRVELLAKKITELGYSCYYSHAKMPQQARNKVFHEFRQGKVRNLVCSDLLTRGIDIQAVNVVINFDFPKTAETYLHRIGRSGRFGHLGLAINLMSWNDRYSLYKIEQELGTEIKPIPATIDKSLYVAENEDAVPRPFKAEDLARVKNGGSGVGVNNHQQTTS
- the ADE4 gene encoding amidophosphoribosyltransferase (MEROPS:MER0011806; BUSCO:EOG092621CP), with the translated sequence MCGILGIVLANQAINVAPELFEGAMFLQHRGQDAAGIVTCGKQGRLYQCKGNGMARDVFTQQRMQNLVGNMGICHLRYPTAGSSAGSEAQPFYVNSPYGISMSHNGNLVNSIELRQYLDEVVHRHINTDSDSELLLNVFAAELDKFNKSRVNNGDLFTALTKTMERIRGAYACITMLAGYGIIGFRDPNGIRPLQIGERVVESANGEKSVDYMLASESVVLKAHGFKKFRDLNPGEAVIIQKTGVPEFKQVVEPKLFAPDIFEYVYFARPDSVLDGKSVYRSRIEMGIKLAEKIQRVLPSDETIDAVIPVPDTARTSAFQCAVSLGVPYREGFVKNRYIGRTFIMPNQQERRSSVRRKLNAMDSEFEGRNVLLVDDSIVRGTTSKEIVQMAREAGAKKVFFASCSPPIRFNHIYGIDLADTKALVGFNRDEEEISKVIGADKVIYQDLQDLVECCKTSEVQKFEVGVFTGNYITGVEDNYIQELEKIRAQNQRIEAAKNGGPVDGFSVDACIDQGDMIDVKAEVDISIYNNGDH
- the GAP4 gene encoding S-adenosylmethionine permease gap4, whose protein sequence is MVDFEKQSDESDSNLKSVGHGNQTVTVIDSHTSLPGGLSQYPSTGNNVSNKYTSAQQDLPGRGLYSTSSASSSSSSTQSHNSYTNFNTEKQPIHKRIIDSFRPINLEDQGFGDEEIANMTPLERSIVASARHPLARRLKTRHLTMIAIGGSIGTGLFVGSGYALANGGPAAVLIGYSIVGYALLTVVNALGELSVQFPVSGSFNAFFSRFVDPSWGFTLALMYYLSWAISYPSELIAAAMTIQYWNTSISPAVWVAVIWVVVSAINFFGVKGYGEVEFGLSIIKVLAVVGFLILGVCIICGVGDQGYIGAKFWHNPGAFNHGFKGVCSVFISAAFSFGGIELVALAAAETKNPKKSLPAAVKQTFWRVAIFYLLTMLIIGLLVPYTNDDLMNGEGIAASPFVIALEYGGIRVVNHIMNAVIVIAVISVGNSSVYGASRTLASLAAQGLIPNIFGYIDREGRPLIAIIITSLIGLLGFLVVNKNEDEVFSWFFSLCSLASFFIWAFINLTHLRWRYALESQGRSTDEIIFRSPFGTFGSWTGLAVLIFIIGVEIWISVFPVGSPSADVVTFWKNCLSLPLLLVIWALHKTYYRTWNLLWIKLQDIDLDTGRREIDVDQLREELAEEREVLSAKPFYYKIWHFFC
- a CDS encoding uncharacterized protein (BUSCO:EOG09260BL6), with protein sequence MAPISSNSFNTSQSVLDQFGNPTDVPDDQLIESIFAEKKTVHAEDAIDYEDIDELADDESPIESSSLRQRESNGDVDLDLDLENGVDADVEVDMGIDIDDEFDQMIREQPESRFDEISQAEQHRAEELADDQFEEMFGDMEGSEEIGEVANDHFNNLDLHLGVKVVEEEDEGRNDFHDLDDMFEESGKTSGTNETSEMKPPSDSSESRKLQTTTENENENENENENENEKTRIALREQKREKVRRAIQELQSRRTQKTLVHYFPLYSADKSLDFHKVLAPAPKYYRYARPHISFRKIVKSLVPTKPKLELDLDDKRLFKQVHSMADNNRTINTTTITQDDLEVARNLEQKRSKIDTFIKQLEYVKRDWHNDNIFKNYSKDLVLSNTDWDDEAILNAGDTIKDEQRRPFRSFYGHTAAEKAEEEQAEEEEEQQQEEEEEEEEEVSAAAAAKDDNGEEKVGTMGANGEIGKRNKKNKREKRTGHLFDEDIYEGRIDIDSFKLDLNDPNLLFVPQKDAISRKTKTSVLTHSALADRFKISNDDEYEVLRKNYNTKQRSQLSNLNIEHSVPALRLQTPYYKVKMSRTDLRSFHRPNFNVRPGTLVSFSRLKIRKKKKDKGKSLHEVFAKTTDLSTADTANIVALEYSEQYPFVLSNFGMGSKLINYYRKEKEDDTSRPKAQVGETHVLGLEDRSPFWNFGEVAPGDFVPTLYNNMGRAPIFKHDPRNTDFLLVSSQGAGSHQRYFLRAINFNFAVGNVFPSEIPAPHSRKVTNISKNRLKMIVYRVMNAKGAPRIVVKDVSKHFPEQTDMQSRQRLKEFMEYQRQGDDQGFWKVRGMDDNIPSEEDIRAMITPEDSAMVDIMQCGQQLIEDNSVLFGDKRRDAKKKLEGKDGKDSKEGDAEDIGGTDVNDDKKEKSKKLKEGESEIDLEEEMAPWNLSRNFVVANQTKAMLQLNGEGDPTGIGLGYSMLRASQKNPFKPKFPPPPEVVPKSNSAAYNQKLYEQEINRIWYSQRSSLVDHGPDFDLEQIYKEYVPADHEAYYLGKEKQDMEDDEQSFKKSEKKILKISRQVRDQHGILQRKTDIIIDPRLIRAYIKRKKMLEDELLRNADVDEILPTNDKELNALRRKALEEKLANLEKRAKQSKAKKAPNDAIHAAAAAGATIIDANTVMMPDGTYVIGGKGIGKGKSTTRRCKSCGSFGHIRTNKACPLYNQMITGLLPQKPDSQGSGGDSSETFSSSGVKIESGSPYADEAGSPSPGFLSGSTSAVASPSPHITN